A genomic region of Salinibacter pepae contains the following coding sequences:
- a CDS encoding heme ABC transporter ATP-binding protein, whose amino-acid sequence MITLNDVAVQIGDATLIERVSAAVRPGQMTAVVGPNGAGKTTLLRVASGELTPSEGAVQLDGRPLAALPEQAQARRRAVLPQASRLHFAFSVLEVVLMGRTPHVQGREGPEDWAIAEDALAAVAMAGFADRDVPTLSGGEQQRVHLARALAQIWTPPADGHRYLLLDEPTASLDLAHQQNVLRTARAFADQGAGVLAILHDLNLAAQFADHVVVMANGTVHDQGPPASVLTPPCIRDVFGWPVCVLAHPTQSCPLIVPDGAEAEATTPTPNSL is encoded by the coding sequence GATTACTCTCAACGATGTTGCGGTCCAAATCGGGGACGCCACGCTCATCGAGCGTGTGTCCGCCGCCGTGCGGCCCGGCCAGATGACGGCGGTCGTGGGCCCGAACGGGGCGGGCAAGACGACGCTCCTGCGCGTGGCCAGCGGCGAGCTCACGCCATCCGAAGGGGCCGTTCAGCTGGACGGCCGTCCGCTCGCCGCGCTCCCCGAGCAGGCGCAGGCGCGACGGCGGGCCGTGCTGCCCCAGGCCTCCCGGCTTCACTTCGCCTTTTCGGTGCTGGAGGTCGTGCTCATGGGCCGCACGCCGCACGTGCAGGGCCGGGAGGGCCCGGAAGACTGGGCCATCGCCGAGGATGCCCTCGCCGCCGTGGCAATGGCCGGCTTCGCGGATCGCGACGTCCCGACCCTGTCCGGCGGCGAGCAGCAGCGCGTCCACCTCGCGCGGGCGCTGGCGCAGATCTGGACGCCCCCGGCCGACGGACACCGATACCTGCTGCTCGACGAGCCCACCGCCAGCCTCGACCTCGCCCACCAGCAGAATGTGCTGCGCACGGCCCGCGCCTTCGCGGACCAGGGGGCCGGCGTGCTCGCCATCCTGCACGACCTGAACCTCGCGGCGCAGTTTGCCGATCACGTCGTCGTGATGGCAAACGGGACGGTTCACGATCAGGGCCCCCCCGCATCGGTACTCACGCCCCCGTGCATCCGCGACGTGTTCGGGTGGCCCGTGTGCGTCCTCGCGCACCCCACGCAGTCGTGCCCCCTCATCGTCCCCGACGGCGCCGAGGCCGAGGCGACGACGCCCACTCCCAACTCGCTCTAA
- a CDS encoding hemin-degrading factor, with product MPTPPSAPDLKQRWEAFQEKHPDVRLRTAAARMGASEAELVATGCGEHVTRLRGGWRGLLNRLDALGPVMARTRNDAAVHEKTGVYRDVEFTDPHGLGLVLEDNIDLRLFMDHWHLGFAVETPLDGERDGGRRSLQFFDRDGTAVHKVFLTRKSDRDAYDALVNAYRHDDQSTEQSVTPVEADTAETPDAAIDVEGFLHAWGELEDTHDFFPLLSEHDVSREQALRLGEGRFTRRVPDTALRHTLRAAAEQETPIMVFVGSPGCLQIHTGPVQTLKATPPWYNVHDPDFRLRLNEERIDQAWVVRKPTTDGRVTSLELMGADGDVIARLFGERKSGQSEREDWRSILESLPSES from the coding sequence ATGCCTACGCCCCCCTCTGCCCCCGACCTCAAACAGCGCTGGGAAGCCTTCCAGGAGAAGCACCCCGATGTTCGCCTCCGCACCGCCGCGGCCCGGATGGGCGCAAGCGAGGCCGAGCTCGTCGCCACCGGCTGCGGGGAGCACGTCACGCGCCTCCGCGGCGGCTGGCGCGGCCTCCTCAACCGCCTCGACGCCCTCGGCCCGGTGATGGCACGCACCCGCAACGACGCCGCCGTCCACGAAAAGACGGGGGTCTACCGCGACGTTGAGTTCACCGACCCCCACGGCCTGGGCCTCGTGCTGGAGGACAACATCGACCTTCGCCTGTTCATGGACCACTGGCACCTCGGCTTCGCCGTCGAGACGCCCCTGGACGGGGAGCGAGACGGCGGGCGCCGCAGCCTCCAGTTCTTCGACCGCGACGGCACGGCGGTCCACAAGGTCTTCCTGACGCGCAAGAGCGACCGCGACGCCTACGATGCGCTCGTCAACGCGTACCGCCACGACGACCAGTCCACGGAGCAGTCCGTCACGCCCGTTGAGGCCGATACGGCCGAGACGCCCGATGCAGCCATCGACGTGGAGGGGTTTCTGCACGCGTGGGGCGAACTGGAGGACACGCACGACTTCTTTCCGCTCCTGAGCGAGCACGATGTCTCGCGGGAGCAGGCCCTACGGCTGGGCGAAGGGCGCTTCACCCGCCGCGTGCCGGACACGGCCCTGCGCCACACGCTCCGGGCCGCCGCCGAGCAGGAGACCCCCATCATGGTGTTCGTGGGGAGCCCGGGCTGCCTCCAGATCCACACCGGGCCCGTTCAGACGCTCAAGGCCACGCCGCCGTGGTACAACGTGCACGACCCGGACTTCCGGCTCCGCCTCAACGAGGAGCGGATCGACCAGGCCTGGGTGGTACGGAAGCCCACGACCGACGGCCGGGTTACGTCCCTGGAATTGATGGGCGCGGACGGCGACGTCATCGCCCGCCTCTTCGGCGAGCGCAAGAGCGGCCAGTCGGAGCGCGAGGACTGGCGATCCATCCTCGAAAGCCTGCCCTCGGAGTCGTAG
- a CDS encoding class I SAM-dependent methyltransferase has product MSDAPSVQQFGPDRAAGYDDRIRRLCPGYDVLQDTVASVLAARLPERAHLLVAGAGTGAEIVRMGQAHSGWRFTAVDPSPAMLDRCRSNVSDAGLENRVEYLDAAVEEMPGARSFDAATSLLVTHFINGRAATQRYVRGLAERLPPGAPLVWADLHRPASDEAFRTLWAAWRTQMRARLDADTVEDAFEEIEEGISFVRPAALTHIVTDAGFTPPTPIYRQLLWGGWIASRRAD; this is encoded by the coding sequence ATGTCCGACGCGCCCTCCGTTCAGCAGTTCGGCCCCGATCGCGCCGCCGGGTACGACGATCGCATCCGGCGCCTCTGTCCCGGCTACGATGTGCTCCAGGACACCGTCGCGTCCGTCCTGGCGGCCCGGCTGCCGGAGCGGGCCCACCTGCTCGTGGCGGGCGCCGGCACCGGCGCGGAAATTGTGCGGATGGGACAGGCACACTCGGGGTGGCGGTTCACCGCCGTCGACCCGTCGCCCGCGATGCTGGACCGGTGCCGGTCCAACGTGTCGGACGCCGGGCTTGAGAACCGAGTCGAGTACCTCGACGCGGCCGTCGAGGAAATGCCCGGTGCCCGGTCGTTCGACGCCGCCACGTCGCTCCTCGTCACGCACTTCATCAACGGGAGGGCGGCCACGCAGCGCTACGTTCGGGGCCTCGCCGAGCGGCTGCCCCCCGGCGCGCCCCTCGTGTGGGCCGACCTTCACCGTCCGGCGTCCGACGAGGCGTTCCGCACGCTCTGGGCCGCGTGGCGGACACAGATGCGCGCCCGCCTGGACGCCGACACGGTGGAGGATGCGTTTGAGGAAATTGAAGAAGGCATCTCATTCGTCCGTCCAGCGGCCTTGACGCACATTGTCACCGACGCCGGCTTCACCCCGCCGACACCGATCTATCGGCAGCTTCTGTGGGGCGGGTGGATCGCCTCCCGACGCGCTGACTGA
- a CDS encoding S8 family serine peptidase, with protein sequence MQRSWLVRPWWAALFLGGLIAGVPGTAGAQAPQASSAIAPRLQDATPQAQQRVRRALRNRSASKRNGALAPLGPHLATLYYQHEAAGPAGVRRLFGSTKRTHQAQNARYHRPVSRDGRSVTVTAVATNTGALLSDLRALGLERGTRAGPAVSGRLPIAALDDAARLASLRGMVPAYAQTHVGRVGSEADTAHRAFEGRADLNVDGSGQKVCALSDSYDRSATAATTARDDIASGDLPGPGNPAGRTTPVDVLDDSEPGSDEGRAMLQLIHDIAPGAELGFHTAFGGIAAFVQGIRALADPNEGNCDILVDDVRYNTEPFFQDGPVANVVDSVAAEGVAYVSAAGNDGQNAYQDGFRDSGKQGVVSSGAVAHDFAPSGGAVDTLQRITIRPGGTFRIFTMQWTDPSSLVDGSREADTDLDVALVNDTLGIVAQSARDSDALGLPVEGVLDYTNLGAVDANQDGAADSTYHLVIEKAAGPSPDGVKYIHSGFNYEIEEHAPSGPTLYGHPMAEGALAVAAAPFFNTAAYNANVDPAVLEPFSSKGGIKVRFDETGIPILAPEAREKPDLTATDGVDNTFFGTDSAYDTDTHPNFFGTSAAAPNAAAIAALVWEANPGFTPTEVYDHLKSSAQDVTDRQTRNGAFVSVPSGVDAWSGHGFMRATAAALPVTLADFGAVVEEKRAVLTWTTTRETNNAGFGIEHKRGDGTFETIGYEAGGGTTAESRTYRHRTAPLGPGLHTFRLRQEDLDGSTTYSKEITLTRALSTTHSVSAVTPNPITDEGAVSVVVGKPQDVRVEVYNVLGQRVALLHDGPLSADDPKTLALGDNLRSGVYFLRVTGPSFTATRQFVRVR encoded by the coding sequence GTGCAACGATCCTGGCTTGTCCGGCCCTGGTGGGCCGCCCTCTTCCTTGGCGGCCTCATTGCGGGCGTCCCCGGGACGGCCGGGGCACAGGCCCCGCAGGCGTCCTCCGCAATCGCCCCCCGACTCCAGGACGCGACCCCGCAGGCCCAGCAACGGGTCCGACGCGCACTGCGGAACCGATCCGCTTCCAAGAGGAACGGTGCACTCGCTCCGCTCGGGCCGCACCTCGCCACGCTTTACTACCAGCACGAGGCGGCCGGCCCCGCGGGGGTGCGTCGCCTGTTCGGGAGCACAAAGCGCACGCACCAGGCCCAAAACGCCCGCTACCACCGGCCCGTCTCGCGGGACGGCCGGTCCGTCACGGTCACCGCCGTCGCCACGAACACGGGCGCTCTCCTGTCTGACCTGCGGGCCCTCGGCTTGGAACGGGGCACCCGGGCCGGCCCGGCGGTGTCGGGACGCCTGCCGATCGCGGCCCTCGACGACGCCGCCCGGCTGGCGTCCCTCCGGGGCATGGTGCCCGCCTACGCCCAGACGCACGTCGGACGCGTCGGGTCGGAGGCCGATACGGCCCACCGCGCCTTCGAGGGGCGGGCCGACCTCAACGTGGACGGCAGTGGGCAGAAGGTGTGTGCGTTGTCGGACAGCTACGACCGGAGCGCCACCGCCGCCACCACCGCCCGGGACGACATCGCGTCGGGCGACCTCCCGGGCCCCGGCAACCCGGCGGGTCGCACCACACCCGTGGACGTGCTCGACGACAGCGAGCCGGGGAGCGACGAGGGGCGCGCGATGCTGCAGCTCATCCACGACATCGCCCCCGGCGCCGAGCTGGGCTTCCACACGGCCTTCGGCGGCATTGCCGCCTTTGTGCAGGGCATCCGTGCCCTTGCCGACCCCAACGAAGGCAACTGCGACATCCTCGTCGACGACGTCCGCTACAACACCGAGCCCTTCTTCCAGGACGGCCCCGTCGCGAACGTCGTGGACAGTGTCGCTGCGGAGGGGGTCGCGTACGTCTCCGCCGCCGGCAACGACGGCCAAAACGCCTACCAGGACGGCTTCCGCGACTCCGGGAAGCAGGGCGTCGTCAGCAGCGGGGCCGTGGCCCACGACTTCGCCCCGTCCGGCGGCGCGGTCGACACCCTGCAGCGCATCACGATTCGGCCGGGCGGCACCTTCCGCATCTTTACGATGCAGTGGACGGACCCCTCGTCGTTGGTCGACGGGTCGAGGGAGGCGGACACGGACCTCGACGTGGCCCTCGTGAACGACACGCTCGGCATCGTCGCCCAGTCCGCCCGCGACAGCGACGCCCTCGGCCTCCCGGTGGAGGGGGTGCTGGACTACACAAACCTCGGGGCCGTGGACGCCAACCAGGACGGCGCGGCGGACTCGACGTATCACCTCGTGATCGAGAAGGCCGCCGGGCCCTCCCCCGACGGCGTAAAGTACATCCACTCCGGGTTCAACTACGAGATTGAGGAGCACGCCCCGTCCGGCCCCACCCTCTACGGCCACCCCATGGCCGAGGGCGCACTGGCGGTCGCCGCGGCCCCATTCTTCAACACCGCGGCGTACAACGCGAACGTCGACCCGGCGGTGCTGGAGCCGTTCTCTTCGAAGGGGGGCATCAAAGTTCGGTTCGACGAGACCGGGATCCCCATCCTGGCCCCGGAGGCCCGCGAGAAGCCCGACCTCACCGCGACCGACGGCGTCGACAATACGTTCTTCGGCACTGACTCGGCGTACGACACGGACACGCACCCCAACTTCTTCGGCACGTCGGCGGCCGCCCCGAACGCCGCCGCCATCGCGGCCCTCGTCTGGGAGGCCAATCCCGGGTTCACCCCCACGGAGGTGTACGACCACCTCAAATCGAGTGCTCAGGACGTGACGGACCGCCAGACCCGGAACGGGGCGTTCGTGTCTGTCCCGTCGGGCGTCGACGCGTGGAGCGGGCACGGGTTCATGCGGGCGACCGCCGCGGCCCTGCCCGTGACGCTGGCCGACTTTGGGGCGGTGGTGGAGGAGAAGCGCGCGGTGCTCACCTGGACGACGACCCGCGAGACCAACAACGCCGGGTTCGGGATCGAGCACAAGCGCGGCGACGGCACCTTCGAGACAATCGGGTACGAGGCCGGGGGCGGCACGACCGCCGAGTCACGGACGTACCGCCACCGCACGGCGCCGCTCGGCCCCGGCCTCCACACCTTTCGGCTCCGGCAGGAAGACCTCGACGGGTCGACGACCTACAGCAAGGAGATTACGCTCACACGCGCCCTCTCCACGACGCACAGCGTGTCTGCGGTCACCCCGAATCCAATCACCGACGAAGGCGCTGTGTCGGTCGTCGTGGGAAAGCCCCAGGATGTGCGGGTCGAGGTCTACAACGTGCTCGGCCAGCGGGTGGCGCTTCTCCACGATGGTCCGCTGAGCGCCGACGACCCCAAGACCCTGGCGCTGGGGGACAATCTGCGGAGCGGCGTGTATTTCCTTCGCGTCACCGGCCCCTCCTTCACCGCCACCCGACAGTTCGTTCGCGTCCGATAG